The genomic region CGAACGCCTACGTGAGGAGGTGCTCGACGTCGAGGCCACCTACGTCAACTGCTGGCGTAACTACACCCGATTTCGGACGCTCTACCAGATCCTCGACGACCTCGGCGCGACCATCGACATCCACCGGCAGTCGACGCCCCACGACGAACTGGTTGATCGCCTCCAGCAGCATGACGGCCCGCGAACCGTCGTCATCCTTGATGAGGTCGACCAGCTCGAAGACCCCAGCGTCATCTACGACCTCCACAGCCTCCCTCAGTTCGCGATCATCTGCATCGCGAACAAGGAAGAGGAGCTGTTCAGCCGCATCGACGACCGCCTCGTGAGCCGGCTGCGCTCCAGCGAACACGTCCGGATGGACAAGTACCACGACGAGCAGCTGTACGACATCCTGAGTGCGCGGGCGAAGTGGGGACTCGATGAGGACGTCATCACCGACGACCAGCTCTACCGGATCGCCGACGCGGCCGCCGGCGACGCCCGCCTCGCAATCGGCATCCTCCGAACGGCCGCCGGCAAGGCCGATCGCGAGAATCACGAGCGCATCACCGACGACATCCTCCTGGACTCCGCAGAGGATGCTCGGGCCCAAATCAAGCAGAAGAGCCTCGACTCGCTCACCCCCCATCAGCGGGTTGTCTACGACATCGTTCGCGAGCACGGCCCGGTCGGGCCGAGCGAGATCCACGAGCGCTACTCCGAGGACGTCGATGACCCACGGACGAAGCGGACTATCCGCACGTACCTCTCGAAGATGGAGCAGTACAACCTCCTCGAGGCGGAAGGGACGAGCCGAGACCGAGAGTACTCGCTCGTCGATTCGGCAGCTGCGTCGCCGATGCAGTGACCGTGACCCCGTCAGCTATCAGGAACTGAACTCGCCGAGGCCCGATTGCTCGTGGTCCAGCGGGTCGATGACCTGAGGATCGTCGTTGCCAGGGTTGTTGACCCGCGTCGAGATCTCGTAGGCGTCCAGATCGTCCTTCGGATACGGCTGGCACAGTTCCTTGCGGGTGTCCGGGTCTGCGGTGAGCCAGTCAGATTCCGCGTCCTGCGGGAGGACGACCGGCATCCGGTCGTGGATTGAGTTCATCAGGTCGTTCGGCTCCGTCGTGAGAATCGTGACGCACGAGATCCTCTCGTCGTCGCTTTCCCAGACGTCCCAGAGCCCGGCCATCGCGAATACGGGGTCGTCCTCCCGGTAAATCCGGTAGGGCTGCTTCGACCCGCCGTTCGGCGATTTCCATTCGTAGAACCCTGACGAGGGGACGAGGCAGGGACGTGATTCCCACGCCCGCTCGAAGACGCGTTTCTCGTCGGCAGTCTCGGAGCGAGCGTTGATGATGCCCTCCTCGGCTTCGTCCGCCCAGAACGGAATCAGCCCCCAGTGGTAGGCGTCGATCTCGTCGGAAGCCTCGTTCGTGATGATGTGGAGGTCGTCGCCAGGCGCGATGTTGTATCGAGGTGTGTACCCGCCGTCCGCGACGACCTCGGCGTCG from Natrinema pellirubrum DSM 15624 harbors:
- a CDS encoding SOS response-associated peptidase, yielding MCGRNSLFIDQADLEARFDAEVVADGGYTPRYNIAPGDDLHIITNEASDEIDAYHWGLIPFWADEAEEGIINARSETADEKRVFERAWESRPCLVPSSGFYEWKSPNGGSKQPYRIYREDDPVFAMAGLWDVWESDDERISCVTILTTEPNDLMNSIHDRMPVVLPQDAESDWLTADPDTRKELCQPYPKDDLDAYEISTRVNNPGNDDPQVIDPLDHEQSGLGEFSS